The following coding sequences lie in one Dunckerocampus dactyliophorus isolate RoL2022-P2 chromosome 4, RoL_Ddac_1.1, whole genome shotgun sequence genomic window:
- the LOC129179399 gene encoding nuclear receptor subfamily 6 group A member 1-A isoform X2 has product MEVEKRANGFDYPDRNNAKSVNGFYGDHSLEPDQNDSMDDPAEQRTCLICGDRATGLHYGIISCEGCKGFFKRSICNKRVYRCSRDKNCEMSRKQRNRCQYCRLLKCLQMGMNRKAIREDGMPGGRNKSIGPVQITEEEIERIMSGQEFKEDAPEHTWGNNGDSDHSSPSNGASEGNQPSPVSTLSSNRSMEMNGYTAALRDQYINTSMSTHYQLLPHLFSYAAQSGLLAPQPRSLYPQSHPLVLQLVAAEDLAPLATPMLIEDGYKVTQVELFALLCRLADELLFRQISWIKKLPFFCELSIEDYTCLLSSTWQELILLSCLTIYSAQIFGDLADVTAKYTPSDDELQGEDGMEVMERLIYLFRKFHQLKISNEEYACMKAINFLNQDIRGLSNISQLEQLNKRYWYVCQDYTEYKYPHQPKRFPEIMMCLPEIRCIAGKLVSVPLEQLPLLFKAVLHSCKSSLTSYRTGPSPCVTASSGN; this is encoded by the exons ATGATCCAGCTGAGCAGCGTACCTGCCTCATCTGTGGAGATCGAGCCACAGGCCTGCACTATGGCATCATCTCTTGCGAGGGCTGTAAGGGCTTCTTCAAGCGCAGCATCTGCAACAAGCGCGTGTACCGATGCAGCAGGGACAAGAACTGCGAGATGTCACGCAAGCAGCGCAATCGCTGCCAGTACTGCCGCCTGCTCAAGTGCCTCCAAATGGGGATGAACCGCAAAG CAATCAGAGAGGACGGCATGCCAGGGGGGAGGAACAAAAGCATCGGACCTGTTCAG ATCACGGAGGAGGAGATTGAGCGCATCATGTCAGGCCAGGAGTTCAAAGAGGACGCTCCGGAGCACACGTGGGGCAACAATGGCGACAGCGACCACAGCTCTCCTAGCAACGGCGCCTCGGAGGGCAACCAGCCGTCACCTGTCTCCACGCTGTCGTCCAA TCGCTCCATGGAAATGAACGGCTACACGGCAGCCCTCAGGGACCAGTACATCAACACCTCCATGTCCACACATTACCAGCTCCTGCCACACCTCTTCAGTTACGCCGCCCAATCTGGCCTGCTGGCCCCCCAGCCCCGCAGCCTTTACCCACAGTCCCATCCGCTCGTGCTGCAGCTGGTGGCTGCAGAAGATCTGGCCCCCCTGGCCACACCGATGCTCATAGAAGATGG CTACAAGGTAACACAGGTGGAGCTGTTTGCCCTGCTGTGTCGTCTGGCAGACGAGCTGCTGTTCCGCCAGATCTCGTGGATCAAGAAGTTGCCTTTCTTCTGTGAACTCTCCATTGAGGACTACACCTGCCTGCTCAGCTCCACCTGGCAGGAGCTCATCCTGCTCTCCTGCCTCACCATCTACAGTGCCCAGATCTTTGGCGACTTGGCTGATGTCACCGCCAAGTACACACCATCCGATGACGAGCTGCAGGG TGAGGACGGCATGGAGGTGATGGAGAGACTGATATATCTGTTTCGCAAGTTCCATCAGTTGAAGATTAGCAATGAAGAGTACGCCTGCATGAAAGCCATCAACTTCCTAAACCAAG ATATCAGAGGACTGTCAAACATCTCTCAGCTTGAGCAGCTGAACAAGCGCTACTGGTATGTGTGCCAGGATTATACTGAGTATAAGTACCCACACCAGCCCAAACGCTTCCCTGAGATCATGATGTGTCTGCCAGAGATTCGCTGTATAGCAG GGAAGCTGGTCAGCGTCCCGCTGGAGCAGCTCCCTCTCTTGTTCAAAGCAGTCTTGCACTCCTGCAAATCAAGCCTGACCAGCTACAGGACTGGCCCGTCACCCTGTGTGACCGCCTCCTCTGGAAACTAG
- the LOC129179399 gene encoding nuclear receptor subfamily 6 group A member 1-A isoform X3 yields the protein MDTWEDDPAEQRTCLICGDRATGLHYGIISCEGCKGFFKRSICNKRVYRCSRDKNCEMSRKQRNRCQYCRLLKCLQMGMNRKAIREDGMPGGRNKSIGPVQITEEEIERIMSGQEFKEDAPEHTWGNNGDSDHSSPSNGASEGNQPSPVSTLSSNRSMEMNGYTAALRDQYINTSMSTHYQLLPHLFSYAAQSGLLAPQPRSLYPQSHPLVLQLVAAEDLAPLATPMLIEDGYKVTQVELFALLCRLADELLFRQISWIKKLPFFCELSIEDYTCLLSSTWQELILLSCLTIYSAQIFGDLADVTAKYTPSDDELQGFSEDGMEVMERLIYLFRKFHQLKISNEEYACMKAINFLNQDIRGLSNISQLEQLNKRYWYVCQDYTEYKYPHQPKRFPEIMMCLPEIRCIAGKLVSVPLEQLPLLFKAVLHSCKSSLTSYRTGPSPCVTASSGN from the exons ATGATCCAGCTGAGCAGCGTACCTGCCTCATCTGTGGAGATCGAGCCACAGGCCTGCACTATGGCATCATCTCTTGCGAGGGCTGTAAGGGCTTCTTCAAGCGCAGCATCTGCAACAAGCGCGTGTACCGATGCAGCAGGGACAAGAACTGCGAGATGTCACGCAAGCAGCGCAATCGCTGCCAGTACTGCCGCCTGCTCAAGTGCCTCCAAATGGGGATGAACCGCAAAG CAATCAGAGAGGACGGCATGCCAGGGGGGAGGAACAAAAGCATCGGACCTGTTCAG ATCACGGAGGAGGAGATTGAGCGCATCATGTCAGGCCAGGAGTTCAAAGAGGACGCTCCGGAGCACACGTGGGGCAACAATGGCGACAGCGACCACAGCTCTCCTAGCAACGGCGCCTCGGAGGGCAACCAGCCGTCACCTGTCTCCACGCTGTCGTCCAA TCGCTCCATGGAAATGAACGGCTACACGGCAGCCCTCAGGGACCAGTACATCAACACCTCCATGTCCACACATTACCAGCTCCTGCCACACCTCTTCAGTTACGCCGCCCAATCTGGCCTGCTGGCCCCCCAGCCCCGCAGCCTTTACCCACAGTCCCATCCGCTCGTGCTGCAGCTGGTGGCTGCAGAAGATCTGGCCCCCCTGGCCACACCGATGCTCATAGAAGATGG CTACAAGGTAACACAGGTGGAGCTGTTTGCCCTGCTGTGTCGTCTGGCAGACGAGCTGCTGTTCCGCCAGATCTCGTGGATCAAGAAGTTGCCTTTCTTCTGTGAACTCTCCATTGAGGACTACACCTGCCTGCTCAGCTCCACCTGGCAGGAGCTCATCCTGCTCTCCTGCCTCACCATCTACAGTGCCCAGATCTTTGGCGACTTGGCTGATGTCACCGCCAAGTACACACCATCCGATGACGAGCTGCAGGG TTTTAGTGAGGACGGCATGGAGGTGATGGAGAGACTGATATATCTGTTTCGCAAGTTCCATCAGTTGAAGATTAGCAATGAAGAGTACGCCTGCATGAAAGCCATCAACTTCCTAAACCAAG ATATCAGAGGACTGTCAAACATCTCTCAGCTTGAGCAGCTGAACAAGCGCTACTGGTATGTGTGCCAGGATTATACTGAGTATAAGTACCCACACCAGCCCAAACGCTTCCCTGAGATCATGATGTGTCTGCCAGAGATTCGCTGTATAGCAG GGAAGCTGGTCAGCGTCCCGCTGGAGCAGCTCCCTCTCTTGTTCAAAGCAGTCTTGCACTCCTGCAAATCAAGCCTGACCAGCTACAGGACTGGCCCGTCACCCTGTGTGACCGCCTCCTCTGGAAACTAG
- the LOC129179399 gene encoding nuclear receptor subfamily 6 group A member 1-A isoform X1 produces the protein MEVEKRANGFDYPDRNNAKSVNGFYGDHSLEPDQNDSMDDPAEQRTCLICGDRATGLHYGIISCEGCKGFFKRSICNKRVYRCSRDKNCEMSRKQRNRCQYCRLLKCLQMGMNRKAIREDGMPGGRNKSIGPVQITEEEIERIMSGQEFKEDAPEHTWGNNGDSDHSSPSNGASEGNQPSPVSTLSSNRSMEMNGYTAALRDQYINTSMSTHYQLLPHLFSYAAQSGLLAPQPRSLYPQSHPLVLQLVAAEDLAPLATPMLIEDGYKVTQVELFALLCRLADELLFRQISWIKKLPFFCELSIEDYTCLLSSTWQELILLSCLTIYSAQIFGDLADVTAKYTPSDDELQGFSEDGMEVMERLIYLFRKFHQLKISNEEYACMKAINFLNQDIRGLSNISQLEQLNKRYWYVCQDYTEYKYPHQPKRFPEIMMCLPEIRCIAGKLVSVPLEQLPLLFKAVLHSCKSSLTSYRTGPSPCVTASSGN, from the exons ATGATCCAGCTGAGCAGCGTACCTGCCTCATCTGTGGAGATCGAGCCACAGGCCTGCACTATGGCATCATCTCTTGCGAGGGCTGTAAGGGCTTCTTCAAGCGCAGCATCTGCAACAAGCGCGTGTACCGATGCAGCAGGGACAAGAACTGCGAGATGTCACGCAAGCAGCGCAATCGCTGCCAGTACTGCCGCCTGCTCAAGTGCCTCCAAATGGGGATGAACCGCAAAG CAATCAGAGAGGACGGCATGCCAGGGGGGAGGAACAAAAGCATCGGACCTGTTCAG ATCACGGAGGAGGAGATTGAGCGCATCATGTCAGGCCAGGAGTTCAAAGAGGACGCTCCGGAGCACACGTGGGGCAACAATGGCGACAGCGACCACAGCTCTCCTAGCAACGGCGCCTCGGAGGGCAACCAGCCGTCACCTGTCTCCACGCTGTCGTCCAA TCGCTCCATGGAAATGAACGGCTACACGGCAGCCCTCAGGGACCAGTACATCAACACCTCCATGTCCACACATTACCAGCTCCTGCCACACCTCTTCAGTTACGCCGCCCAATCTGGCCTGCTGGCCCCCCAGCCCCGCAGCCTTTACCCACAGTCCCATCCGCTCGTGCTGCAGCTGGTGGCTGCAGAAGATCTGGCCCCCCTGGCCACACCGATGCTCATAGAAGATGG CTACAAGGTAACACAGGTGGAGCTGTTTGCCCTGCTGTGTCGTCTGGCAGACGAGCTGCTGTTCCGCCAGATCTCGTGGATCAAGAAGTTGCCTTTCTTCTGTGAACTCTCCATTGAGGACTACACCTGCCTGCTCAGCTCCACCTGGCAGGAGCTCATCCTGCTCTCCTGCCTCACCATCTACAGTGCCCAGATCTTTGGCGACTTGGCTGATGTCACCGCCAAGTACACACCATCCGATGACGAGCTGCAGGG TTTTAGTGAGGACGGCATGGAGGTGATGGAGAGACTGATATATCTGTTTCGCAAGTTCCATCAGTTGAAGATTAGCAATGAAGAGTACGCCTGCATGAAAGCCATCAACTTCCTAAACCAAG ATATCAGAGGACTGTCAAACATCTCTCAGCTTGAGCAGCTGAACAAGCGCTACTGGTATGTGTGCCAGGATTATACTGAGTATAAGTACCCACACCAGCCCAAACGCTTCCCTGAGATCATGATGTGTCTGCCAGAGATTCGCTGTATAGCAG GGAAGCTGGTCAGCGTCCCGCTGGAGCAGCTCCCTCTCTTGTTCAAAGCAGTCTTGCACTCCTGCAAATCAAGCCTGACCAGCTACAGGACTGGCCCGTCACCCTGTGTGACCGCCTCCTCTGGAAACTAG